A window of the Aspergillus flavus chromosome 6, complete sequence genome harbors these coding sequences:
- a CDS encoding iron/ascorbate family oxidoreductase (gibberellin 2-oxidase), translating into MTLRTVDFSGFLHGTEEQRRQVAAELVDCLKSLGFVRLINHEVPEKTIEGLLEQSKRFFTLPTSEKVKIANDPGPHPQRGWSRIGMEQTAKLREENLAEAAGREVSDKKEHFDAGPLGDEQYPNKWPESMPDFQPFVQESYQICQRTCFQIISAIELGLGLQAGRLTQCCQPAASEIRLLYYPPTTKNLFDEGLKKRAWPHTDLGIITLLFQDMVGGLEVEDRAAGKPRSFIPVKRVSPNEMIVNTSDSLQRWTNNVIRAGLHQVTAPDAAKLSNGVDMLPARCSSVFFFKAGRDTSVGPLPEFVTEDRPAAFEDMTALQYQQLKTRILHGVEG; encoded by the exons ATGACCCTCCGCACAGTTGATTTCTCAGGCTTCCTGCATGGCACCGAAGAGCAGAGGCGGCAGGTTGCCGCCGAGCTCGTAGATTGTTTAAAATCATTAGGCTTCGTGCGGTTGATCAACCATGAGGTGCCGGAGAAAACCATAGAGGGTCTCCTCGAACAG TCAAAGCGGTTCTTCACGTTACCGACAAGCGAAAAAGTCAAGATCGCAAACGATCCGGGTCCACATCCGCAGCGAGGCTGGAGCCGCATAGGAATGGAGCAAACTGCCAAGCTTCGCGAAGAGAATCTTGCCGAAGCGGCTGGCCGCGAAGTGAGCGATAAAAAG GAGCATTTCGATGCAGGCCCTCTCGGTGACGAGCAATACCCAAACAAATGGCCAGAAAGCATGCCCGACTTCCAACCATTTGTACAGGAAAGCTACCAAATCTGCCAACGCACCTGCTTCCAAATTATATCCGCCATCGAGCTCGGCCTCGGCCTCCAAGCAGGCCGCTTGACACAATGTTGCCAGCCGGCTGCCAGTGAAATCCGTCTTCTGTACTATCCACCCACCACAAAGAATCTCTTCGACGAGGGGCTCAAGAAGCGTGCCTGGCCACACACCGATTTAGGTATCATAACGCTCCTGTTCCAGGATATGGTGGGCGGGCTGGAAGTTGAAGACCGGGCCGCAGGCAAACCCAGATCGTTTATTCCTGTCAAGCGAGTATCGCCGAATGAGATGATTGTCAACACGTCAGATTCGCTCCAGCGGTGGACAAACAATGTTATACGGGCTGGGTTGCACCAGGTCACTGCGCCAGATGCTGCGAAGCTGTCGAATGGGGTTGATATGCTTCCGGCTCGCTGTTCGagtgtttttttctttaagGCTGGGCGGGATACGTCGGTTGGACCACTTCCTGAGTTTGTTACTGAGGACCGGCCCGCGGCATTTGAGGATATGACGGCGCTACAGTATCAGCAGCTCAAAACACGTATTCTGCATGGTGTGGAGGGGTGA
- a CDS encoding putative fructosyl amino acid oxidase has protein sequence MPAPKSIIIVGSGVFGLSTAHAMSQNNEFASSKITLIDSWNFEPSGPSASAPNPSAANFDTSRIIRSDYSHRTYATLAREAQQKWKADWGADGRYRNQSIVMIGEGHSMKQPMKALESINYVKHAYAQSYERAGRNSDIVHILDSESAVWEALGLGTPDEASKAGPNASELRGYRNHNCGWAESGATMAWLRQKTIHSDRIDIHIGQVVGLRVCSDSPSESHVNAEPRVCGVILDDGSQLTADLTVLAAGAMTPRLLGSPTLCDVYSETVAYVQLTEMERRELVRREFPLIVNVARKIFAIGPDNQGFLKLARFSWSGYRDVQKFAGVDVGPRSQAAPQEEDGYGACGDLDQTKLSPDVESTLQDYRGFLRELFRSGDGGDLGGLRNIATRPFAQVRRCWYADTVSTDFIVDYHPAYGKSLFIATGGSDHAFKFLPVLGERICELILQSDNGKAGPSESIQELQRLWKFPGGDSHAKL, from the exons ATGCCCGCACCAAAGTCGATCATCATTGTTGGATCTGGGGTTTTTGGGT TATCCACGGCCCATGCAATGTCCCAAAATAACGAATTCGCGAGTAGCAAGATCACCCTAATTGACAGTTGGAACTTCGAGCCATCCGGGCCCTCCGCCTCAGCCCCTAATCCCAGCGCCGCGAATTTCGATACTTCCCGCATCATTCGCAGCGATTACTCGCACAGAACCTACGCCACACTCGCCCGCGAAGCACAGCAGAAGTGGAAAGCAGACTGGGGCGCGGATGGACGTTACCGCAACCAGAGCATTGTCATGATCGGGGAAGGTCACTCCATGAAGCAGCCGATGAAAGCGTTGGAGAGCATCAACTATGTCAAGCACGCATATGCCCAAAGTTACGAGCGAGCGGGGCGAAACAGTGACATTGTGCACATCCTGGATTCGGAGTCAGCCGTATGGGAGGCACTCGGACTCGGTACTCCAGATGAGGCTAGTAAGGCTGGCCCTAACGCGTCGGAGTTGAGGGGATACCGAAACCACAATTGCGGATGGGCGGAAAGTGGAGCCACGATGGCTTGGCTGCGTCAAAAAACCATTCATTCGGACCGCATCGACATCCATATTGGTCAAGTCGTGGGTTTGCGGGTCTGTTCGGACTCGCCGTCCGAATCTCACGTCAACGCCGAGCCCCGAGTCTGCGGTGTCATCCTCGACGATGGAAGCCAATTGACCGCCGATTTGACCGTATTGGCTGCCGGCGCTATGACGCCCCGGCTGCTGGGATCTCCCACCCTATGTGATGTCTACAGTGAGACGGTGGCCTACGTGCAGTTAACGGAGATGGAACGCCGAGAACTAGTTCGGAGAGAGTTCCCTCTCATTGTTAATGTCGCAAGAAAGATCTTTGCCATCGGACCCGATAATCAGGGATTCTTGAAGTTGGCTCGCTTCTCCTGGAGCGGCTATCGGGACGTCCAAAAATTCGCAGGAGTGGATGTTGGCCCCCGATCTCAGGCTGCACCTCAAGAGGAGGACGGTTACGGGGCTTGTGGTGATCTTGATCAGACAAAACTGAGTCCGGATGTGGAATCGACATTGCAGGATTACCGGGGGTTTCTAAGGGAACTCTTCCGGTCAGGGGATGGAGGAGACTTGGGGGGCTTGCGTAATATTGCAACTAGACCCTTTGCTCAGGTTCGCAGATGTTGGTATGCGGACACCGTTTCTACTGACTTCATCGTCGACTACCATCCGGCCTATGGGAAGAGCCTCTTCATCGCTACTGGGGGCTCAGACCATGCTTTCAAGTTTCTCCCAGTCTTGGGGGAGAGAATCTGCGAGCTGATCTTGCAGAGTGATAACGGTAAAGCGGGACCAAGTGAATCCATTCAGGAATTGCAACGTCTATGGAAGTTTCCAGGCGGGGATAGTCACGCAAAACTGTAG
- a CDS encoding HAD-like domain-containing protein — translation MSRDGFPSMIFFDVLGTIVEWRSCIGNELNATARKALQDQDRHLSADVRARVSDMSTSSWQEITEEWHRSYMHFGDTYDSSKPFISVDEYNRLSLERILIKQRLRDLFNDDDLKHMTLAWHRLDSYSDSVPGLSLLNTKFETSTLSNGNVKLLEDLQQHNSLPFKHITSAEHFGAYKPSPEVYHGAARRFGFRSSQCCLVAAHLEDLQAAKKCGFQTVYLERHLEEAWDSRAIARAKEEGLVDLWVEVGGSGLIEVARHFGIEREF, via the coding sequence ATGTCACGGGATGGTTTTCCATCAATGATATTTTTCGATGTCTTGGGAACAATTGTGGAATGGAGAAGCTGCATCGGAAACGAACTGAATGCCACAGCAAGAAAGGCATTGCAAGATCAAGATCGGCATTTGAGTGCCGATGTGCGAGCACGGGTGTCTGATATGTCCACTTCGAGCTGGCAGGAGATCACCGAAGAGTGGCATCGCTCATATATGCACTTCGGAGACACCTACGATAGCTCTAAGCCCTTTATCTCGGTGGATGAGTACAACCGCCTCTCGTTGGAAAGGATTCTCATCAAACAGCGTCTCCGAGATTTGTTCAACGACGACGACCTCAAGCATATGACTCTCGCTTGGCATCGACTTGACTCATACTCTGACAGTGTGCCAGGCCTGTCGTTGCTGAACACCAAATTCGAGACGTCTACATTATCCAATGGTAACGTCAAACTCCTCGAAGACCTTCAACAACACAATTCTCTGCCTTTCAAGCACATCACCAGTGCAGAGCACTTTGGTGCCTATAAGCCGTCGCCTGAGGTCTATCATGGTGCTGCTCGCAGATTCGGCTTTAGGAGCTCGCAATGTTGTCTCGTCGCAGCCCATCTTGAGGACTTGCAGGCCGCCAAAAAATGTGGCTTTCAGACAGTCTATCTAGAGAGACATTTGGAAGAAGCTTGGGATAGTAGAGCGATTGCACGAGCCAAAGAAGAGGGGCTTGTTGATCTCTGGGTCGAAGTTGGAGGCTCGGGTCTGATCGAAGTTGCTCGACATTTTGGAATTGAACGTGAATTCTGA
- a CDS encoding putative MFS transporter, with product MRRLTSGNAMHSYKTTVNPLDRVLPPIQALNMTKPEAQAEYHEHVQKVEQSEQDVIYQTYASQSPEWHRKMTKQLLRKVDFHLLPCLIVMYLLNFLDRNNLSQARLGTLEKDLKMKGTDYNLATSILFVGYLLMQLPSNLLLTRVRPSLFLGITMAIWGVISACQAATQSFTGLVLSRFFLGFVEAPFFPGAIMLMSSWYTRQELSHRIAWFYAGSSLANAFGGLIGAGVLGNLDGAHGISGWRWLFIIEGCITVGISLMSILLLPNYPATTSWLDETEKLYAQWRLIQDAGEADEARSNSLREALWLVFSDKRIYLFILLQHSSLLSQNFQYFFPTIVQTLGYGNIETLLITAPVWIATFMVSLLVTWSSGRTNDRSLHIISLMLVSVVGCVICTATTNIGARFFGMFLMPMGAVSAYQIIIAWVANSFPRPLVKRSAAIATANMIGNTASIYGSYMWPSSSGPRYIAGGGATAAIAFLVAILALVIRMVHSQMNKRLDLAQESSQSGIRYIL from the exons ATGCGCCGATTGACGAGTGGCAACGCCATGCACAGCTATAAAACCACCGTCAATCCGCTTGATAGGGTTCTCCCACCCATCCAAGCACTCAATATGACAAAACCTGAGGCCCAAGCCGAATATCATGAGCATGTCCAAAAGGTCGAGCAGTCGGAGCAGGATGTGATCTATCAGACTTACGCGTCCCAAAGTCCGGAATGGCATCGGAAGATGACCAAACAGCTCCTCCGGAAGGTGGATTTCCATCTTCTACCATGTCTGATCGTGATGTACTTGTTGAACTTTCTGGACCGGAA TAATTTGTCTCAAGCACGACTGGGCACCTTGGAGAAGGATCTAAAGATGAAAGGCACCGACTACAACCTCGCGACCAGCATCCTATTTGTGGGGTACCTACTCATGCAGTTACCGTCGAATCTCCTCCTCACACGCGTGCGGCCCTCGTTATTTCTGGGAATCACAATGGCGATCTGGGGGGTGATATCAGCTTGTCAGGCTGCCACCCAATCGTTCACCGGGTTGGTCCTCTCTCGATTCTTCCTCGGTTTTGTGGAGGCGCCGTTTTTTCCGGGGGCCATCATGCTGAT GTCGAGTTGGTACACCCGCCAAGAG CTGAGCCATCGAATTGCCTGGTTTTATGCCGGAAGCTCACTGGCCAATGCCTTTGGCGGTTTGATCGGTGCCGGGGTCCTGGGCAATCTAGACGGTGCTCATGGCATCTCAGGATGGCGATGGTTATTCATCATCGAAGGCTGTATTACAGTGGGAATATCGCTGATGTCCAT TCTGCTTCTGCCGAATTATCCCGCAACCACATCGTGGCTAGATGAGACGGAGAAGTTGTATGCGCAATGGCGTCTCATCCAGGACGCGGGAGAAGCCGACGAGGCCAGGTCGAACAGTCTCCGTGAGGCGTTATGGTTGGTCTTTTCCGACAAGCGCATCTATCTGTTCATCCTGCTCCAGCACTCCTCGCTGCTGTCGCAGAACTTCCAGTACTTCTTCCCGACGATCGTTCAGACACTCGGTTATGGGAATATCGAGACTTTGCTGATCACGGCGCCGGTTTGGATTGCCACCTTTATGGTTTCCCTTCTGGTGACATGGTCGTCGGGTCGCACGAACGATCGCAGTCTGCACATCATCTCGCTGATGCTCGTGAGTGTGGTTGGATGCGTGATCTGCACCGCGACCACGAACATCGGTGCCAGGTTCTTCGGCATGTTTCT AATGCCGATGGGTGCCGTTTCCGCTTATCAAATTATTATTGCATGGGTGGCCAACTCCTTCCCCCGGCCCCTGGTCAAACGGTCTGCGGCGATCGCGACGGCGAATATGATTGGCAACACGGCCTCCATCTATGGCAGTTACATGTGGCCATCGTCCTCCGGTCCGCGGTACAtcgccggtggtggtgcgaCGGCTGCAATCGCGTTCCTGGTTGCGATCCTAGCCTTGGTCATTCGCATGGTCCATTCCCAGATGAATAAGCGTCTCGACCTGGCCCAGGAGAGCA
- a CDS encoding oligopeptide transporter, whose protein sequence is MSSGEPTTMTPSPSERTPLLSNGSGGAADDGGTTVTISKPNDGVRRIADSLPLSVWLISTIELCERFAYFGTIAPMQNYIQNPRNDPLRPGGIGLGQASATMVNQAFMLWCYITPVLGAVVAEQYIGRVKTIIFSSSVYLCGLVTLFLSSLPTAYAMGISLPGLLVSLFLIGIGTGGIKTNVSSLIAEQYTGPKESRRILKSGEEVIVDRDLTIQRIFTTFFLYINIGSFSPLLITIIEKEYGFSAAFSLSAITFSIGFIIVLVSRHLYISRDPDSSIIFNACKAFWIAIKHKGNLDYARPSYQTEQAATRRLSWDDSFIDDLRRAIASCKIFILYPIYWAAYSQFLTNFISQAATMETHGVPNDIMTNIDPITVLILLPVLDRIVFPFLRRQGVPVRHVDRITIGFLVCGISMLYAAFVQRTIYAAPPCYDHPRAPDCMGGQVPNRVSVFLQSPAYVLVAISEILASVAGVEYAYTQAPKSMKSLIMAVYLSAVSAGALIAITVSPLTVDPKLPWMYFTLGVENFLAGAFLWIFPA, encoded by the exons ATGTCGAGTGGAGAGCCCACAACAATGACACCGTCTCCAAGTGAACGCACTCCACTTCTCTCCAATGGGTCCGGTGGGGCAGCAGATGATGGAGGGACTACTGTGACGATCTCGAAGCCTAATGACGGGGTGAGGAGAATCGCGGATTCGCTGCCGCTTTCTGTCTGGCTCATTTCCACCATCGAGCTGTGCGAACGATTTGCCTATTTTGGGACCATCGCACCGATGCAAAATTATATCCAAAATCCCAGGAATGATCCATTACGACCGGGCGGAATTG GGCTGGGACAGGCATCTGCGACCATGGTGAACCAGGCGTTCATGCTGTGGTGTTATATCACTCCTGTACTTGGGGCCGTGGTTGCAGAACAGTATATTGGAAGAGTGAAAACTATCATTTTTTCCTCGTCAGTCTACCTCTGTGGATTGGTAACTCTATTTCTATCTTCATTGCCAACTGCATATGCGATGGGAATATCTCTACCTGGATTACTAGTGTCTTTATTCTTAATCGGTATCGGCACTGGTGGTATAAAAACAAACGTCAGTTCGCTAATAGCAGAGCAATATACTGGTCCTAAGGAGTCCAGACGTATTCTAAAGTCAGGGGAGGAAGTTATAGTCGATAGAGATCTCACTATTCAGAG GATATTCACAACGTTTTTCTTATATATCAATATTGGATCTTTCTCACCTCTACTCATAACAATAATTGAGAAAGAGTACGGCTTTTCAGCAGCATTTTCTCTGTCAGCTATAACCTTTTCCATTGGATTTATAATAGTCCTGGTCAGCAGACATCTATACATCAGCCGGGACCCTGATAGCTCTATCATCTTCAACGCCTGCAAGGCATTTTGGATAGCTATTAAGCATAAGGGCAATCTGGACTATGCAAGACCAAGCTATCAGACAGAACAAGCAGCAACCAGGAGGCTCTCCTGGGACGATTCCTTCATTGACGACTTACGGCGTGCTATCGCTTCATGCAAAATCTTCATCCTATATCCAATCTATTGGGCAGCCTATTCACAATTCCTAACGAATTTTATCTCCCAGGCCGCAACTATGGAGACACACGGAGTGCCTAATGATATTATGACAAATATAGACCCTATAACAGTCCtaattcttcttcctgttctaGACCGCATTGTATTTCCTTTCCTACGAAGGCAGGGGGTTCCTGTTCGCCACGTGGATAGAATTACAATAGGGTTCCTGGTGTGTGGCATCTCAATGTTGTATGCTGCCTTTGTTCAACGAACTATTTACGCTGCCCCTCCTTGCTACGACCACCCAAGAGCTCCAGACTGCATGGGCGGGCAGGTCCCGAATCGGGTTTCTGTATTCCTCCAATCGCCTGCGTACGTCTTGGTCGCAATCTCAGAGATACTAGCGTCTGTGGCAGGTGTCGAATATGCCTACACGCAAGCTCCCAAGTCAATGAAATCCCTGATTATGGCCGTGTACTTGTCTGCTGTATCGGCTGGGGCACTGATAGCAATCACTGTGTCGCCACTAACAGTCGATCCAAAGCTACCATGGATGTATTTCACTCTCGGGGTGGAGAACTTTCTAGCTGgtgcttttctttggattTTCCCGGCCTGA
- a CDS encoding putative O-methyltransferase has product MTATTTTTSQIFVSEDYNQDPNWYAVDNYTLSHLQPPTRPNHASLHQTLENSAKRGLEDISAFPTQAKFMALQCQLGGVKHALEVGTLGGYTAIYIASLNPDIRIVSIEIDPKSAEVAKENIAAAGYQDRIEVLVGAAIDLLPILQAKVENGEQERFGFTFIDANKDNGWDYFDYAVKMSRPRASIIVDNVVRAGKLVQEDYIKNDINVRGSRRTVENVGKDDRVDAVVLQTLSEKSYDGFLMAVVK; this is encoded by the coding sequence ATgaccgccaccaccaccaccaccagccaGATATTCGTGAGCGAAGACTATAACCAAGATCCAAATTGGTACGCGGTAGACAATTACACCCTATCGCATTTACAACCTCCGACTCGCCCGAACCATGCCTCTTTACACCAGACGCTCGAGAACTCCGCCAAGCGCGGACTCGAGGACATCTCCGCCTTTCCCACGCAAGCAAAGTTCATGGCCCTCCAGTGCCAGCTTGGTGGTGTGAAGCACGCCTTGGAAGTGGGTACATTGGGTGGCTACACAGCAATCTACATCGCGAGTCTCAACCCGGACATTCGGATTGTCAGCATTGAAATAGACCCGAAAAGCGCAGAAGTTGCGAAAGAGAATATTGCTGCAGCAGGGTATCAGGACAGAATTGAAGTTCTGGTCGGCGCAGCCATTGACCTGCTTCCAATTCTTCAAGCAAAGGTGGAAAATGGAGAGCAGGAACGTTTTGGTTTCACCTTCATTGACGCCAATAAAGATAACGGGTGGGATTACTTTGACTATGCTGTGAAGATGAGTCGCCCAAGGGCCAGTATTATCGTGGATAATGTGGTGCGAGCTGGAAAGCTTGTGCAGGAAGACTATATCaagaatgatatcaatgtGCGGGGATCTCGCAGGACGGTCGAGAATGTAGGCAAGGACGACCGGGTTGATGCTGTTGTTTTGCAGACTCTGAGTGAGAAGAGCTACGACGGGTTTCTGATGGCAGTGGTGAAGTGA